Proteins encoded in a region of the Nicotiana tomentosiformis chromosome 9, ASM39032v3, whole genome shotgun sequence genome:
- the LOC104102261 gene encoding uncharacterized protein, whose product MKGAVENEGEELKGVVSLELLKENMADFAKEREWDQFHTPRNLLLALVGEVGELSEIFQWKGEVPKGLPNWEEKEKEHLGEELSDVLLYLVRLSDICGIDLGIAALRKLELNAIKYPVSLSKGSSKKSTTLLCKSTTTTSTNININISNESENGVTDDLL is encoded by the exons ATGAAGGGGGCAGTAGAAAATGAAGGAGAAGAATTAAAAGGGGTGGTTAGTCTTGAACTACTGAAGGAAAACATGGCTGATTTTGCAAAAGAAAGAGAGTGGGATCAATTCCATACTCCAAGAAATCTCCTTTTAGCACTG GTGGGTGAAGTGGGAGAATTGTCTGAAATATTTCAGTGGAAAGGTGAGGTCCCAAAAGGGCTACCAAATTGGGAAGAAAAAGAGAAGGAGCATTTAGGTGAAGAGCTCTCAGATGTATTGCTTTATCTTGTCAGGCTTTCAGATATCTGTGGCATTGATCTTGGTATAGCTGCACTCAGAAAACTAGAGCTTAATGCCATTAAATACCCTGTTAGCCTTTCCAAAGGTTCATCCAAAAAAAGTACTACCCTTTTGTGCAAAAGTACAACAACAACCTCCAccaacatcaacatcaacatcagCAATGAGAGTGAAAATGGTGTGACTGATGATCTTCTTTAA